From the genome of Nicotiana sylvestris chromosome 2, ASM39365v2, whole genome shotgun sequence, one region includes:
- the LOC104219497 gene encoding chorismate mutase 1, chloroplastic: MEAQLLKLPSPSLTSTNSSKHSTLLPRQKWSNFCKFQLPNSTSTITIRPLQASATSLGLGPKKRIDETESYTLDGIRNSLIRQEDSIIFSLVERAQYCYNAETYDPDVFLMDGFHGSLVEYIVKETEKLHAKVGRYKSPDEHPFFPKELPEPMLPPMQFPKVLHSVADSININVKIWEMYFKNLLPRLVKEGDDGNFGSTAVCDTICLQALSKRIHYGKFVAEAKFRASPDVYKAAIRAQDRNGLMDLLTYPTVEEAITRRVEMKTRTYGQEFNINGPENGGDPVYKIKPSLVAELYGDWIMPLTKEVQVEYLLRRLD, from the exons ATGGAAGCCCAATTGTTAAAACTCCCTTCTCCTTCCTTAACAAGTACCAATTCTTCAAAACACAGTACCCTTTTACCCCGTCAAAAATGGTCAAATTTTTGTAAGTTTCAATTACCCAATTCAACTAGTACCATTACTATTCGTCCCCTtcaagcttctgctacttctcTTGG ACTTGGGCCAAAGAAGAGAATAGATGAGACGGAGAGTTACACTCTTGATGGTATAAGGAACTCTTTAATTCGACAAGAAGATAGCATAATATTCAGCCTTGTGGAGAGAGCTCAGTACTGTTACAATGCGGAGACATATGATCCTGATGTTTTTTTGATGGATGGGTTTCATGGCTCTTTGGTTGAATATATTGTCAAAGAAACTGAAAAGCTTCATGCTAAG GTTGGAAGATATAAAAGCCCTGATGAGCACCCATTCTTCCCAAAAGAATTACCCGAGCCAATGTTGCCACCCATGCAGTTCCCAAAG GTTCTGCATTCAGTTGCTGATTCAATAAATATCAATGTCAAAATATGGGAAATGTATTTCAAGAATCTCCTCCCAAGATTAGTAAAGGAAGGCGACGATGGTAATTTTGGATCTACAGCAGTTTGTGACACTATTTGCTTGCAG GCCCTGTCGAAGAGAATTCATTATGGGAAATTTGTCGCTGAAGCAAAATTTCGAGCCTCACCAGATGTCTATAAGGCTGCCATAAGAGCACAA GACAGAAACGGACTGATGGATTTGTTAACCTACCCTACTGTTGAAGAGGCTATCACGAGGAGGGTAGAAATGAAAACCAGAACTTACGGACAAGAATTTAACATCAATGGACCGGAAAATGGAGGTGACCCAGTGTACAAAATAAAACCAAGCCTAGTTGCTGAATTGTACGGCGACTGGATCATGCCATTGACAAAGGAAGTTCAAGTTGAGTATCTCCTGAGAAGACTGgattag
- the LOC104219506 gene encoding early nodulin-like protein 17 translates to MEVVGRRSFGWPTMAVLLTCALLVMLPEVYSVRYIVGSRMGWTSNVNYTNWAKDKHFYNGDWLYFVYDRNQASVLELNKTNYENCITDHPLHNYTTGAGRDVVPLNVTKTYYFASSGGLCYGGMKVAIHVEKAPPPPKAAPVRSGSTNVLTSFTGQILIPALFATSAVWNAFLLLW, encoded by the exons ATGGAGGTGGTGGGAAGGAGGAGCTTCGGTTGGCCGACAATGGCGGTGCTGCTAACTTGCGCCTTGTTGGTGATGTTACCCGAAGTCTACTCGGTTCGTTACATTGTGGGATCGAGAATGGGTTGGACTAGCAATGTCAATTACACTAATTGGGCGAAGGACAAACATTTCTACAACGGCGACTGGCTTT ATTTTGTGTATGACAGGAACCAGGCGAGTGTGCTTGAGCTAAACAAGACCAACTACGAGAACTGCATTACAGATCACCCTCTCCACAATTACACCACTGGAGCAGGAAGGGACGTGGTTCCACTTAATGTGACGAAGACCTACTATTTCGCTAGTAGTGGAGGATTATGCTACGGAGGCATGAAAGTGGCTATTCATGTGGAAAAAGCACCTCCACCACCAAAAGCTGCTCCAGTACGTAGCGGTTCGACAAATGTGCTCACCTCTTTTACAGGGCAAATACTGATACCAGCTCTTTTTGCAACTTCTGCTGTGTGGAATGCATTTCTTCTACTCTGGTAG